Proteins from one Azospirillum brasilense genomic window:
- the tssG gene encoding type VI secretion system baseplate subunit TssG produces MTDRPPPSSGHPPALIDRLEAEPWGFDLLQAIALLERAAPGYAPLGTGIDPEQEAVRIEHDPSFVFPASDVVEARRTEDGRGVVRSPVLGVAGINGPLPYVATELLVERAARRDTAGSAFYDIFNHRLMSIFYRTRQGSLPLLERDPERTLMARVLRALAGIGTPGLEQRLPGTPDRMLLAFSGILANRRRSSAGLEAILGAVFRVKVRVESFVGRWLPLDEESRTRIGGGFGARNNSLGRTVVLGRRVWDQQSCYAIELTLDSLERFREFLPDGRHHQTLCALARFHTGDGMDFRIVLVLEATKVPPTRLSTKPPEGSRLGWTSWLRAPGRPNLKDGRLTLDPAPPATSSQGAVP; encoded by the coding sequence GTGACGGACCGCCCTCCCCCCTCCTCGGGCCACCCTCCCGCCCTGATCGACCGGCTGGAGGCCGAGCCCTGGGGCTTCGACCTGCTGCAGGCCATCGCCCTGCTGGAACGCGCCGCGCCCGGCTACGCGCCGCTCGGCACTGGCATCGACCCGGAGCAGGAGGCCGTCCGCATCGAACACGACCCGAGCTTCGTCTTCCCCGCCAGCGACGTGGTCGAGGCGCGGCGGACGGAGGACGGGCGCGGCGTGGTGCGTTCCCCCGTTCTCGGCGTGGCGGGCATCAACGGCCCCTTGCCCTACGTCGCCACGGAACTGCTGGTCGAGCGGGCGGCCCGGCGCGACACGGCGGGCTCCGCCTTCTACGACATCTTCAACCACCGCCTGATGTCGATCTTCTACCGCACCCGTCAGGGCAGTTTGCCCCTGCTGGAGCGCGACCCGGAACGCACCCTGATGGCCCGCGTGTTGCGCGCGCTGGCCGGCATCGGCACGCCCGGCCTGGAGCAGCGCCTGCCCGGCACGCCCGATCGCATGCTGCTGGCTTTCTCCGGCATCCTCGCCAACCGGCGCCGGTCGTCGGCCGGGTTGGAGGCGATCCTCGGTGCCGTCTTCCGGGTGAAGGTGCGTGTGGAGAGCTTCGTCGGGCGCTGGCTGCCGCTGGACGAGGAGAGCCGGACCCGAATCGGCGGCGGCTTCGGCGCGCGGAACAACAGCCTCGGCCGCACGGTGGTGCTCGGCCGCCGCGTCTGGGACCAGCAGAGCTGCTACGCCATCGAACTGACGCTCGACAGCCTGGAGCGCTTCCGCGAGTTCCTGCCCGATGGGCGGCATCACCAGACGCTCTGCGCGCTCGCCCGCTTCCACACCGGGGACGGCATGGATTTCCGCATCGTGCTGGTGCTGGAAGCCACCAAGGTGCCGCCGACCCGCCTGTCCACCAAGCCGCCGGAGGGCAGCCGCCTCGGCTGGACCTCCTGGCTGCGGGCGCCGGGCCGCCCGAACCTGAAGGACGGGCGCCTCACGCTCGACCCCGCCCCGCCCGCAACGTCATCCCAGGGAGCCGTCCCGTGA